Part of the Paeniglutamicibacter sulfureus genome, TCCACCCCTCTGGTGGAAAGCATCGAGGCAATGTCGGGGCTCGTCGACCAAGGCAAGATCCGCTCCATCGGCATCTCCAACTATTCACCGGAGCGGATCGCCCAGTGGCTTGAGATCAGCGAACGCGAAGGCTTCCCCCTTCCCGTGGCCCTCGAACCCCACTACAATCTCATGGAACGCGACGTCGAGGCATCGCTCCTACCGCTGGCGCAAAAACACTCCCTAGACGTCTTTCCGTACTATTCGCTCGCGCACGGATTCCTGACCGGGAAATATCGTGGCACGGCCGAGGTCGACAGCGTTCGGGCCGCCGACGCAGGCCGGTATTTGACGGCTCGTGGAGAAAATGTTCTTGACGCCCTCGCGCAGGTATCGGCCGACCGGGCGTGCCCCTTCGCCCCGATTGCTCTGGCCTGGCTCAGGGCAAAACCCGGGATCACCGCGCCGATCGCCAGTGCACGCACCGTGGCACAGCTGATGCCCCTGGTGGCCAACATGCACCTGACCCTCACCGAAGCCGAAGTGCAGCTTCTTGATGAAGCTTCACAGCCGTAAACACCTTTGGTGCATGGCCACCAACTAAGAGGAGGAAACAACATGAGCAGTTCAATTGAAGTAGCACGCACAGCGGACGAAGCCCGCCGGGCGGCAATTTCCCCGGCGCAGATGGACGTTGAAGTACGACTGATCGAAAATGTTCTCCGGTCTTTCGAACAATGCACCGAGCCGCGGACCAAGCAATTGATGCAGTCACTGGTGCGCCACCTGCACGCCTTCATCCGCGAGGTCCGGCTCACCGAAGCCGAGTGGGAAAGGTCCATTGAATTTCTCACCGCGGTCGGCCACATCACCGACGACCGGCGCCAGGAGTTCATCCTGCTCTCGGATGTTCTGGGCGCTTCCATGCAAACGATCAACGTCAACAACGAAGCCGTGGGCAACGCCACCGAGGCCACCGTCTTCGGGCCGTTCTTTGTTGACGATGCCCCCCTCATCGCCAATGGCGGCGACATTGCTGGCGCCGGTGTCGGACAGCCCTGCTGGGTGGAAGGCAGCGTCAAGGATGTGGAGGGAAACGCCATTCCCAACGCACGCATTGAGGTGTGGGAGGCCGATGAAGACGGATTCTACGATGTCCAGTACACCGATGACCGGGTTTCGGGCCGGGCACACCTCTTTAGCGACGAGGCAGGGAGCTACAACTTCTGGGGCCTGACGCCAACTCCGTACCCGATTCCACACGACGGCCCGGTCGGCAAGATGCTGGAAGCCACCGGCCGGTCGCCCATGCGGGCATCGCATCTTCATTTCATGGTGACTGCCCCCGGTTTCCGCACCCTGGTGACGCATATTTTCGTGCGCGGCGACGAACTGATCAAGTCCGACACCGTTTTTGGCGTCAAGGACAGCCTCGTCAAGGACTTCGACCACCAACTCCCGGGCACTCCGGTGCCCGACGGACGCGAACTCGAGGACAGCGACTGGTCAAGGGTGCGATTCGACATCGTATTGGCCCCCGAGGTGGCTTGAGGAACTGCGACCCGCTTGTGGATAGCCCACTTCTCATGGCCTGAATCAGGCGCGGAGGCTCCTGACGGGTCGTTGGAAGGGGAGACCCTGTAGGGATACAGGGCCTTCCCCCGTGAGTTGAAAATTCCCGCGCGACGTTCTTCCGCAGCGGGACCTACAACAAGGAGCCGGTTTCCCCGCAATGGGGAAACCGGCTCCTTGATTTCATGTGCCTACGGTGTGAAAGGCAGACGTGGGTCGATCGATTCCTCGTTCCAGGTGCCGCGGACCCAGCCGTGGTGCGGGTCGTCGCTGATCAGCCACTCGCGCACCCGGCCCGGCCCGGCCATGACATTGAGGTAGTACAGGTCGTAGCCCGGGGCCGCCATGGCCGGACCATGCCAGCCGTAGGGAACCAAGACCACGTCACCGGTGCGCACCTCCGTGGTCACGTCGATGGGTCGCTCATCCGAGGCGTAGACGCGGGCGTATCCGATGGGGTCGGTTGTCTCAGGTGCCGGGGAATCCTTCGCCACCCGGGTCTCGAAGTAGTAGATCTCCTCGAGGTTGGTTTCTCCCTCTTTTTCCTCGTCGTGTTTGTGCGGTGGATAGGAAGACCAGTTGCCTGCCGGGGTGATGACCTCGCAGACAATGAAACGGTCGGCCTCCAGCGCCGCGGGCGTGCCAAAATTGTGGACCTGCCGGGAGCAGTTGCCCGATCCGCGAAGTTCCACCGGCGTCTGGGCCGCCGTTACCAGTCGTGTGGGGTAGGCGGCCTCGGCAGGTGCAAGAGCGACGGCAAAGCGGCCACCGGCCACCGAAGAGACCGTTACCGCGGTGTTGATGCCGGTGTAAAGGACGTCCGAAGGCCCGTGAAACACCGAGGAGCGCCCCGCAAGTTCATGGTCCTGACCGTCAACCGCGGCGGTGAAGGCCCCTTGCAGTGGGACGATGATGCGTTCCTCCGCCGCTGCAGGCATCGATAGTGATTCGCCGGGTGAAAGCTGCGCAATCTTGATGCCGGTGTGCGCCCAGCCGGCGACATCCAGCTGCGAATCCGCTGCGCCGATGGATGTTTGCCATGCTCCGTCGATGGCTGTTCCGGCCGGATATACCCAATCTGTCAAGGTTTTGCCCTTTCGAGGTTCGTGGTGCCCGGCATTTCTAACGCTGGACGAGAGTCATTTCAAAGCTGTATGAATCAGCGCGGTACACGTGGCTGCCGGTCTCCACACTGCGGCCGGTGTCATCGACAGCCGTGCGTTCCATGGTCACCAGGGCGGAGCCTTCAGCGACCTTCAGCAGCGGGGCTTGGTAGTCGTTGGCGATCATGGCGCCGATCCGCTGGTTGGCGAGTCGGAAATTCACTCCGGCATCGCGCAGGATCTGGTAGAGCCCGTGCTCGTTGAGCGACTGCTCGTCGATGGTGACAATGTCGTCGCGCACCCAGTTTTCCATCAGCGCCAGCGGGCTGCCGTCTACGCTGCGCAGGCGCGTGAAGTGGTAAACCTGCACCCCGGCCGGGAGCTTCATCAGGTCGGCCACGCGCTTGTCGGCAGGTCCGTGGCTGAAGCTCAGCGACTCGGTGGTCGGAGTCTTCCCGGAACGTTCGAGGTCGTCGTTGAGGCTGGACAGCTCCAAATGCCGACGCACCTGGCTCGACACCACCTGGGTACCCACGCCGCGCTTGCGCACCAGAAGCCCAGAACGAACCAATTCGTCCATGGCCTTGCGCATGGTTGGCCTCGACAGGTTCAGGCGCTGCGCAAGATCGATCTCGTTCTCCAGGCGGCTGCCGGCTTCCAGGGTTCCGTCGTGGATGGCGGTCTCGATGCCCTGGACGATCTGGTGGTACAGCGGCACGGGAGACGAACGATCAATCTGGATATTCAGGTCCAAGCTCAATTGTTTCCTCCATGAAACCCGTCGGCATTCCGCACGAATAGTTTGATAAGACATTCTAACTTGAGTTGAGCATAGCAGTCCAGATGCTCGCGGAGGAGGGTGCATCGCCCTCGGTTCAGGTCAGGGGTTCAGCATTGCGGACACGGTTCGTTTTTCGCCTTCGGTACGGGGACCTCGGTGCCGCCCAGGGTGGCGCTGAGCCGGGCCGCATCCAAAACCTGCACGCAGGCAACGGCCTCGCAAGCGCACACCGGCAGGGGTGTCTGGTAGCGCACGGAATCGACCAGCAACTCGTAGTAGGCGTGGTACCGTCCCTGGGCCGAGGCCACCCCCGCCGTTCGGCCGCCGATGGCCAGAGTGGCTTCGACTGGGTCGAAGCCCCAGTTGGCGTGGCTGTCCGCTGGGCGTCGTCCCTCCAGCAGGGCCTCGGCTTGGATATCGTTGCCCCGAATCGTGAGCTGGCCTTCCGCACCCTGAACCCTGAGCAACCGTTGCCCCTGTTCCGCCAGCTTGTTCGCGGACAGCCAGCTGGTGACGCCGCTGGCATGGTCCAGGCGCATGGTGAACGCCGAGTCGTTGATTCCCCATGAGGTGGGCGTCCACGTCATGCCCGCTGCAACGTTGTCGACCGGGCCAAAGAGCCAAAGCGCCTGGTCCACCAAGTGGCTGCCCAGATCCAACAGGGCTCCTCCGCTGGAGGCCGATTCGACGGATCGTGGTTCGTTTTGGTCGAACACCGATTCCAGGCTGTGCGCCGGACCGAGCCGACCCTCGGCAAGCACCGCGCCTAGCGTTGCGATGTTGGTGTCCCAACGACGGTTTTGGTAGACGCCAAGGCGTGCCCCGGAAACCTCGGCATATGCGGCCAACTCCCTTGCCTGGCCGGCATCCATGGCAAAGGGCTTGTCCAGGATCACCACTGCGCACGAGCCCAAGGCCTCCCTGACCAGGTTTTCCCGCCCGGGGGCGGGCACCGAGAGCACCAGGACATCGATCCCCGATGCCACCAGGGAATCAAGGGAGTCGTGGGCACGGACCCCGGGGTGCTCGATAGCCAGATCGGCGCGCCGTGCAGCCGAGGTTGTCACGACACCGGCCAACACGGCACCGGCGGCGGCTTCGATGACGGGGGCATGGAAGTATCTTCCTCCCCAGCCGTAGCCAACCAATCCAATGCGGATATCGGGTTCTTCGTTCATGGCAGGTGTCACATCCCCTTAGGTGCTTGCCGGGGCCGTGGCACCTGGCATGTGTTGGTCCGCGGCGGCGGGCACCGTTCTGTGCCAGCCGCCGCACGTTGGCCCCGGGCTGCGCTAGATGTTGACGAGCTTTCCATTGGACTGCGCCGAGGCGGCGACCGCGGCCAGGACCTCCATGTTCCGCACGCCTTCCTCGAAGGTGGCGCAGCGCGGCAGCGACTCCGCTTCGGATACACCGGCAACCTCTTCGAGGAATGCACGTGCCTGGTAGGCGAAGGCCTCGTTCTGGCCGAATCCAACGCTGGGCGCATCCATGGGCAGGCCGCCGGCCAGATACGGGTGCTCCGGGCCGAGGATGACCTGGCGGTAGCCGTTTTGTGCGCTGGCGCCCTCGTTGAGGAAGAGTTCGATCTCGGCGGGACGGCGCTGGTCGAAGCGGGCCGACCCGTTGGCGCAGAACACCTCGAAGATCAAGGAGTTTGCGTGACCTGCGGCGACGCGGGAAACCTCGAAGCCGCCGGAGCCGCCGTTGGCGAATTCCGCGGAGAAGGCGGCGTAGTCGTCGTTTTCCACCGGTTCGAACGTGTCGCTGACCGGGGTGTGGTCGTGGCCCATGACGGCGCCCAGGGGCAGGGGGCGTTCCTTGATGACGGTGCTCAGCCGTCCGCCGCTGACTGCGGTGATGTCGCCGCAAAGGAACTCGGAGGCATAGGCCAGATGGCTTCCCACGTCGGCCAGGGCGCCGGAACCGGCCCCGCCCTTGTAGCGCCAACTCATGGGTGCTGCAGCATCGAATCCGTAGTCGGTCCAGTAGCGGCCGCTGAAGTGCAGGACTTCGCCCAGCACGCCGGTGCGGATCAGATCGCGGATGTAGGCGATGCCTGGGGTGCGGCGGAACGTGAAGCCGACGCGTGCGATCCCGCTGGCCTTGGAGGCGAGCTCGGCCATGGCGCGGGCGTCATCCATGGTGTCGCTCAGCGGCTTTTCACACAGCACGTGCTTGCCGGCTGCCAGCAGTCCCTCGACGGCCTGTCGGTGCAGCGAGTTGGCGATCACGACGCTGACAACATCGATGTCGTCGGCTTCGGCAATGGCCTGCCAGCTGCTGTCCGTGCGTTCGTAGCCAAAGCGGCGCGCGGCCAACGAACCGAATTCCGGGTTCATGTCCCCGATGGAGACGAGCCTGATGGGTGGCAGGACGGGGGAGTAGAGCGTGGAGGCGCTGCGGAAGGCGGCGGCGTGGGCCTTGCCGGCCATTCCGGCACCGATGACGGCAACCCTGATTTCATTCGACATTGGGTGTCTCCTCGGAAACTAAAAAGTGGGGGGCTGGTGGTGACATTTGCTGATGATGCCCTAGACTGTTGGAGCGCTCCATATGAACGCTACGGTTGTCCATATGTCCTGTCAATCTTTTTTCCGGAAGGATTTGAAAGTGAACGAGAAAACCGCATCCATCCGCCCCCAGGGTGCGTCGCGCCCAACGATCTACGACGTCGCCAAGCAGGCCGGGGTGTCCAAGTCCTTGGTGTCCCTGGTGCTCCGCGGTTCACCCAACGTCTCGGCGGAACGACGTGCGGCAGTGGATGCCGCAATTGCCGAACTGAACTATCGACCCAGCCGGGCTGCAGCCGCGCTAGCCGGAAGTCGCACCGGAACCATCGGGGTCATCATCGACGATTACCGAAATCTGTGGTTTGTCGACTTCCTGCAAGGCATGCAGGAGGTCCTGGCCGAACGCGGCATTCGGGTGGCGGTGGCCGACAGGTCGTTCAATGCCCATGTGGATGCTTCGCCATTGGAGGGGTTTCTGGCCATGCGGGTCGACGGCATCGTCGTTGCTTCCGAACCGAGCCCGGAGATGGGCGATGGGATTGGCGTGCCTTCCGTCTTGGCCGGGAACCGGCTCCGGCAGATTCCCGGGGCGGACGTCGTTACCAGTGACGACAAGCGCGGAGGCAATCTGGCGGCCGACCATCTGCTGGGCCTGGGGCACCGGAAGATCGGCCATGTGACTGGCGGCGGCGGTTCGGCGCGCGAGCGCGCCGCGGGATTTGTCGACGCGCTTCATGAGGCCGGGGTTGAATCCGTGGTGCTGGGGGATGCGGGAACTTCTGAGCAGGACGGATTTCACTTCACCAAGATGCTGCTGCAGGCCAATCCCGAGACGACTGCTGTTTTTGCGGCCAACGATTCGATGGCCATGGGCGCGGCTGCGGCCATCAGGGACCTGGGGCTGCGGGTTCCGGAGGACATATCCCTCCTCGGTTACGACAATTCCCCGCTGGCATCCTCCAACCTGTTGCGGCTTACGACGGTGGATGCCCTGAACCTTGAAGTCGGGCGGCAGGCCGGTTTGGCACTGTTGGCGCGCTTCGACGGAGCGGAGCAGGTAGAGGCTACATGCCTGGTGGAACCCTGGCTCGTGGTGCGCGGATCCACTGCGAGGGTGGCTAGCTAGGGGGCCGCGCCCAAGCGCACAAGGCGCGCCAATCATTGAATAGATGAATGACATTTCTTTGGCATGCCATTTTATATTGGTAAAAATATTTGTCCTGACAATCTATTGACTTCTCAAAATTAACAAATCATGCTCGATTGTGAACGAACGAGTGGCCGACCCGAGGTCCCGCCGCACACACCTGCCAGTTCCCGAGGCAATCGCAATCGCAATCAATTCACTTTCATTTCGAGGAGCATTCCCATGTCCAGAAAATTTTCCTGGCGCACGGCTTCGGCCGCGCTCTTGCTGATTCCCGCGCTCGGCCTCACCGCCTGTTCCAGTCAGGGCGGGCGCGCCCCCGAGCCGGACGCCTCGGCACAGGGTGCCGTCGCCGACACCCCGCGTCTCAAGGTTGCGATGATCACCCACGCCCCGGCCGGGGACACCTTCTGGGACATTGTCCGCAAGGGTGCGGAGGCCGCGGCTGCCAAGGACAACATCGACCTGCAGTACCTCAGTGACCCCGAGGGCGGGAACCAGGCCCAGCTCATCGAGCAGGCCGTGGACCAGGGCGTTGACGGCATCGCCGTGACCCTGGCCAAGCCGGACGCCGTGGCCGGCGCCTTGGCCAAGGCGAAGGCGGCGGGCATTCCCATCACCAGCCTCAACGGCGGCGAGGACCGCTACAAGGAGTTGGGTGCCTTCGCGAATTTCGGCTCCAACGAACGTGCAGCCGGAGAGGCCGTGGGGCAAAAGCTTCTCGAAGAGAACTACAAGAAGCCCATTTGCGTCATCCAGGTCCAGGGGCACGTGGGGCTCGAGGCGCGCTGCGCCGGGGTGAAGTCCAAGATCCCCGCCACCGAGGTGCTTTACGTCCAGGGCACCGACATGACTCAGGTGCAGTCGACGACGACCGCGAAGCTGCAAACATCGAAAGACGTGGACGTCATCATCGGGCTGGGTGCGCCCATCAGCCTGACGCTGCTGAAATCAGTTGCCGAAGCCAATAGCTCGGCCAAGGTCGCATCCTTTGACATGAATGCCGAAATGGCCCAGAAGATCGTCGACGGCGAGATCCTCTTCACTGTTGATCAGCAGCCGTGGCTCCAGGGCTATGAGTCGATCGACGCGATTTGGCTCGATTCCGTGGGCGGCTTTGCGCTTGGTGGTGGGCAGCCGGTGCCGACTGGCCCGAGCATTGTGGACACGGACAACGCAAAGGCCGTGCTGAAGTTCGCCGAGGAAGGCCTCCGCTAACGGAAGACGGTGACGGGTGGCGGAGGGTCCTCGTTTTGCTACCTCCGTTGCCGTGGTGGCCCGGGGCGTCGCGCCACAAGAATTCCTCGACTTTCCGCGACTTGAGTAGTGTTCCGCCCGTCGTAAAGCGGCCTCACGCGTGCGTAACAATCACCCCAAAATAAGAGCTGATGTAAATATGTCCTGACAATCTCTTGACATGTGTGACTGTAGTCACGATGATCGATGAAAAGGGAAAAGCTTGGTGGCGCCAATGGCGCCTCCGACACTTGGCTGGAGCCCCTTTGGCCGTCTTGGATCAACGAGGCGAGCCCACGACTCAAGGAGATTCTTGCAATGTCAAAGTTTTCCTGGCGCAAAGCCGCGGTGGCAGCGCTCATTGTCCCTGCCCTCGGCCTGGCAGCGTGCTCAAGCGGCGGCGGTCGGGCACCTGAAACAGCCAATGGTGGCGATGCAGGCGCTGTTGCCGCGACACCGAAAATCAATGTCGCCCTAATCACCCACGCTGCACCCGGTGACACCTTCTGGGACACCGTGCGCAAGGGTGCCGAGGAAGCGGCCGTCAAGGACAACGTCGACCTGCAATACCTTTCGGACCCGGACGGCGGACGCCAGGCCCAGCTCATCGAACAAGCCGTCGACCAGAAGGTCGATGGCATAGCCGTCACGCTTGCCAAGCCCGACGCGCTGGCGTCTGCACTGAAAAAGGCCCGCGATGCCGGTATCCCGGTGGTAAGCCTGAACGCAGGCGAAGACCGCTACAAGGAACTCGGCGCCTTCACCCACTTCGGTTCCAATGAAAAACTCGCAGGCGAGGCCGTCGGCGAGAAGCTCGCGGCCGACGGCTTCAAGCACCCCGTTTGTGTCATCCAGGAACAAGGTCACGTCGGCCTTGAGAATCGTTGTGCGGGTGTCAAGGAAAAGGTCCCCGGATCGGAGATCCTCTACGTGCAAGGCACCGACATGACCCAAGTCCAGTCAACTGTCACGGCCAAGCTCCAGGCCAGCAAGGACGTCGATGTCGTCATCGGGCTCGGCGCACCGTTCACCCTGACCATCCTGAAGTCGGTTGCCGGCGCCAATTCCGATGCCAAGGTTGCGTCCTTTGACATGAACCCCGAACTCGCCCAGCAAATCGTCGACGGAAACGTCCTTTTCACTGTTGACCAGCAGCCCTGGCTGCAGGGATACGGCGCCGTGGATGCGCTATGGCAGAACACCCGCGGCGGTTTCGAGATCGGCGGCGGCCAGCCGGTGCTGACGGGTCCGGCCATCATTTCCAAGGACAACGCCGCAGCGGTCCTCGAATTCGCCGAACAGGGTATCCGCTAACAGTCAAAGACCCACGTGGTGGCGGTGGATTAAACCACCGCCACCACGGACCAACGGAAAGTAATTCACATCATGACGAACACACTCCTCACCCCGCCGACCGCCCCCAAGGTGGCCGATGAGCGGGTGGCGTCCAAAGGCGCCATCTCCACGCTGTTGGGTCGCCCGGAATTCGGTGCCCTCGTCGGCGCGGTTGCCATGTTCGCTTTCTTCGCTTTCGTGGCCCCTGTATTCCTGCAGCCTTCATCCTTCGCCACGGTGCTTTACGGGTCCTCGACCATCGGGATCATGGCGGTGGGCGTCTCGCTGCTGATGATCGGTGGAGAATTCGACCTTTCCACCGGCGTTGCGGTGATTTCCTCGGCACTGAGTGCTTCCCTCTTTTCTTGGTACTTCGGAACCAATGTGTGGGTGGGTGTGGTGCTCGCGCTCGTCGTCTCGCTGGCCGTCGGATTCATCAACGGCTGGATCTTGATCAAGACCAACCTTCCTTCCTTCATTGTCACGCTGGCCACGTTCCTGATGCTGACCGGCCTGAACCTGGGATTGACCCGATTGATCGGAGGCTCGGTTTCCACCCCGTCGATCGCCGACATGGATGGGTTCGAATCGGCACGGGCGATCTTCGCCTCATCGGTGAACATCGCCGGGGTCGAAGTGAAGATCACCGTGTTCATTTGGATCGCTTTGGTGGCAGTGGCCTCCTGGATCCTGCTGCGAACCCGTATTGGCAACTGGATCTTCGCCGTGGGCGGCGACGCAAATGCCGCACGCGCAGTGGGTGTACCGGTAATCCGCACCAAGATCGGACTGTTCATGGGGGTGGGCTTCTGTGCCTGGATCCTGGGAATGCACAATCTTTTCGCTTTCGCCACGGTCCAGTCCGGTGAGGGCATCGGCAACGAATTCCTCTACATCATCGCCGCCGTCATCGGCGGATGCCTGCTCACCGGCGGCTACGGCTCGGCAGTGGGCGGGGCCATCGGCGCCTTCATCTTCGGCATGGCCAACAAGGGCATCGTCTACGCCGAGTGGAACCCGGACTGGTTCAAGTTCTTCCTGGGCCTAATGCTGCTGCTGGCCACGATCGTGAATCTGGTCGTGAAGAAACGTGCCGAGACCAAGTAGCAGCGCAAGGAACCAAGGAGCCAATCCCATGACGAACACCAATAATTCCCCAGCCCTCGAACGCATCGACCAGGCGACGCTGCTGCAGGAACAGACCGACCCGCTCACCCACACCCCGGTGCACCTGCTGGAGCTCAAGGACGTGGGCAAGCACTACGGCAACATCATCGCCCTGACCGGCGTCACCATGGCCGTGGACACCGGACGCGTGACCTGCGTGTTGGGTGACAACGGGGCCGGCAAATCGACCTTGATCAAGATCATTGCGGGGCTTCACCAGCACACCACCGGCACACTGGAGATCATGGGTGCCGAACGCAAGCTCAATTCCCCGCGAGAGGCACTGGACTCCGGCATTGCAGCCGTCTACCAGGACCTCGCCGTCGTCTCCCTGATGCCGATCTGGCGCAACTTCTTCCTCGGGTCGGAGCTCACCAAGGGGGTGGGCCCGTTCAAGAGTCTTGATGTGGAGAAGATGAAGAAAATCACCAAGGACGAGCTCGCCGCCATGGGCATCGACCTGCGGGACGTGGAGCAGCCCATCGGACAACTCTCCGGCGGCGAACGCCAGTGTGTCGCGATTGCGCGCGCAGTGCATTTCGGTGCCAAGGTGCTGATTCTCGACGAACCCACCGCGGCATTGGGCGTCAAGCAGTCCGGTGTGGTGCTGCGCTACATCCTGCAGGCGCGTGACCGCGGCCTGGGCGTCATCTTCATCACCCACAACCCGCACCACGCCTTCCCCGTCGGCGACCGCTTCCTGCTGCTCAAGCGCGGCAAGTCGATCGGCTACTACGACAAGAAGGACATCACCATCGACGAGCTGACCAGCCAAATGGCCGGCGGCGCGGAACTGGCTGAACTTGCCCATGAGCTCGAGCAGACCGGAGGACACGACGACGTGCTGGCCGAGGTCAAGGCAGAGGTTGCCGAAACCGTAGATGTCCCGGCCGCGGGGCGCCACTCGTAGCCTCCGGTCCCGGCAGCAGCCAGCATAGCCAGCAATTAGCCACGTCGACAAAGCCAGAAAGCACAGGAGTACACATGAGCGGATTCCCCGCCGCACTTCCCGAATCCCGGGTCCCCGATTCACGAGACGCACCGATTCTGAACTGGGGAATCGCCGGTCCTGGCTGGATCGCCGAACGATTCACCGAGTCGGTAAAGGCCCACTCCACACAGAACATCACGGCCGTCGGCTCACGGTCGGCCGCACGTGCGGCCGAATTCGCCGCCAAGCACTCAATACCAGCCAGCCACGGAAGCTA contains:
- a CDS encoding aldo/keto reductase, producing the protein MSSQLAVSQQIKVAPLVLGTNVFGWTADVEVCHRILDGYVEMGGNFIDTADSYSFWAEGNSGGEAETIIGSWLAQRDDRDKILVASKVSHHPQLSGMAPATINAAIDGSLTRLGLDYLDIYYAHFDDPSTPLVESIEAMSGLVDQGKIRSIGISNYSPERIAQWLEISEREGFPLPVALEPHYNLMERDVEASLLPLAQKHSLDVFPYYSLAHGFLTGKYRGTAEVDSVRAADAGRYLTARGENVLDALAQVSADRACPFAPIALAWLRAKPGITAPIASARTVAQLMPLVANMHLTLTEAEVQLLDEASQP
- a CDS encoding substrate-binding domain-containing protein, with translation MSRKFSWRTASAALLLIPALGLTACSSQGGRAPEPDASAQGAVADTPRLKVAMITHAPAGDTFWDIVRKGAEAAAAKDNIDLQYLSDPEGGNQAQLIEQAVDQGVDGIAVTLAKPDAVAGALAKAKAAGIPITSLNGGEDRYKELGAFANFGSNERAAGEAVGQKLLEENYKKPICVIQVQGHVGLEARCAGVKSKIPATEVLYVQGTDMTQVQSTTTAKLQTSKDVDVIIGLGAPISLTLLKSVAEANSSAKVASFDMNAEMAQKIVDGEILFTVDQQPWLQGYESIDAIWLDSVGGFALGGGQPVPTGPSIVDTDNAKAVLKFAEEGLR
- a CDS encoding LacI family DNA-binding transcriptional regulator; the protein is MNEKTASIRPQGASRPTIYDVAKQAGVSKSLVSLVLRGSPNVSAERRAAVDAAIAELNYRPSRAAAALAGSRTGTIGVIIDDYRNLWFVDFLQGMQEVLAERGIRVAVADRSFNAHVDASPLEGFLAMRVDGIVVASEPSPEMGDGIGVPSVLAGNRLRQIPGADVVTSDDKRGGNLAADHLLGLGHRKIGHVTGGGGSARERAAGFVDALHEAGVESVVLGDAGTSEQDGFHFTKMLLQANPETTAVFAANDSMAMGAAAAIRDLGLRVPEDISLLGYDNSPLASSNLLRLTTVDALNLEVGRQAGLALLARFDGAEQVEATCLVEPWLVVRGSTARVAS
- the iolB gene encoding 5-deoxy-glucuronate isomerase — translated: MTDWVYPAGTAIDGAWQTSIGAADSQLDVAGWAHTGIKIAQLSPGESLSMPAAAEERIIVPLQGAFTAAVDGQDHELAGRSSVFHGPSDVLYTGINTAVTVSSVAGGRFAVALAPAEAAYPTRLVTAAQTPVELRGSGNCSRQVHNFGTPAALEADRFIVCEVITPAGNWSSYPPHKHDEEKEGETNLEEIYYFETRVAKDSPAPETTDPIGYARVYASDERPIDVTTEVRTGDVVLVPYGWHGPAMAAPGYDLYYLNVMAGPGRVREWLISDDPHHGWVRGTWNEESIDPRLPFTP
- a CDS encoding intradiol ring-cleavage dioxygenase, which codes for MSSSIEVARTADEARRAAISPAQMDVEVRLIENVLRSFEQCTEPRTKQLMQSLVRHLHAFIREVRLTEAEWERSIEFLTAVGHITDDRRQEFILLSDVLGASMQTINVNNEAVGNATEATVFGPFFVDDAPLIANGGDIAGAGVGQPCWVEGSVKDVEGNAIPNARIEVWEADEDGFYDVQYTDDRVSGRAHLFSDEAGSYNFWGLTPTPYPIPHDGPVGKMLEATGRSPMRASHLHFMVTAPGFRTLVTHIFVRGDELIKSDTVFGVKDSLVKDFDHQLPGTPVPDGRELEDSDWSRVRFDIVLAPEVA
- a CDS encoding substrate-binding domain-containing protein produces the protein MSKFSWRKAAVAALIVPALGLAACSSGGGRAPETANGGDAGAVAATPKINVALITHAAPGDTFWDTVRKGAEEAAVKDNVDLQYLSDPDGGRQAQLIEQAVDQKVDGIAVTLAKPDALASALKKARDAGIPVVSLNAGEDRYKELGAFTHFGSNEKLAGEAVGEKLAADGFKHPVCVIQEQGHVGLENRCAGVKEKVPGSEILYVQGTDMTQVQSTVTAKLQASKDVDVVIGLGAPFTLTILKSVAGANSDAKVASFDMNPELAQQIVDGNVLFTVDQQPWLQGYGAVDALWQNTRGGFEIGGGQPVLTGPAIISKDNAAAVLEFAEQGIR
- a CDS encoding GntR family transcriptional regulator; this translates as MSLDLNIQIDRSSPVPLYHQIVQGIETAIHDGTLEAGSRLENEIDLAQRLNLSRPTMRKAMDELVRSGLLVRKRGVGTQVVSSQVRRHLELSSLNDDLERSGKTPTTESLSFSHGPADKRVADLMKLPAGVQVYHFTRLRSVDGSPLALMENWVRDDIVTIDEQSLNEHGLYQILRDAGVNFRLANQRIGAMIANDYQAPLLKVAEGSALVTMERTAVDDTGRSVETGSHVYRADSYSFEMTLVQR
- a CDS encoding ABC transporter permease codes for the protein MTNTLLTPPTAPKVADERVASKGAISTLLGRPEFGALVGAVAMFAFFAFVAPVFLQPSSFATVLYGSSTIGIMAVGVSLLMIGGEFDLSTGVAVISSALSASLFSWYFGTNVWVGVVLALVVSLAVGFINGWILIKTNLPSFIVTLATFLMLTGLNLGLTRLIGGSVSTPSIADMDGFESARAIFASSVNIAGVEVKITVFIWIALVAVASWILLRTRIGNWIFAVGGDANAARAVGVPVIRTKIGLFMGVGFCAWILGMHNLFAFATVQSGEGIGNEFLYIIAAVIGGCLLTGGYGSAVGGAIGAFIFGMANKGIVYAEWNPDWFKFFLGLMLLLATIVNLVVKKRAETK
- a CDS encoding Gfo/Idh/MocA family protein, with amino-acid sequence MNEEPDIRIGLVGYGWGGRYFHAPVIEAAAGAVLAGVVTTSAARRADLAIEHPGVRAHDSLDSLVASGIDVLVLSVPAPGRENLVREALGSCAVVILDKPFAMDAGQARELAAYAEVSGARLGVYQNRRWDTNIATLGAVLAEGRLGPAHSLESVFDQNEPRSVESASSGGALLDLGSHLVDQALWLFGPVDNVAAGMTWTPTSWGINDSAFTMRLDHASGVTSWLSANKLAEQGQRLLRVQGAEGQLTIRGNDIQAEALLEGRRPADSHANWGFDPVEATLAIGGRTAGVASAQGRYHAYYELLVDSVRYQTPLPVCACEAVACVQVLDAARLSATLGGTEVPVPKAKNEPCPQC
- a CDS encoding Gfo/Idh/MocA family protein, yielding MSNEIRVAVIGAGMAGKAHAAAFRSASTLYSPVLPPIRLVSIGDMNPEFGSLAARRFGYERTDSSWQAIAEADDIDVVSVVIANSLHRQAVEGLLAAGKHVLCEKPLSDTMDDARAMAELASKASGIARVGFTFRRTPGIAYIRDLIRTGVLGEVLHFSGRYWTDYGFDAAAPMSWRYKGGAGSGALADVGSHLAYASEFLCGDITAVSGGRLSTVIKERPLPLGAVMGHDHTPVSDTFEPVENDDYAAFSAEFANGGSGGFEVSRVAAGHANSLIFEVFCANGSARFDQRRPAEIELFLNEGASAQNGYRQVILGPEHPYLAGGLPMDAPSVGFGQNEAFAYQARAFLEEVAGVSEAESLPRCATFEEGVRNMEVLAAVAASAQSNGKLVNI